The Verrucomicrobium spinosum DSM 4136 = JCM 18804 genome includes a region encoding these proteins:
- a CDS encoding phytoene/squalene synthase family protein has protein sequence MTPGESVTNQIARRSKSNLAFALSTLSRTRKRDMMTFYAFCRVVDDIGDEDTAGVEVRRQLLQEWRDGLTQGFPHPDDLQSEIAELPKRYPIDRAMMAEIIDGVASDLDHRFYETHEEVLAYCYKVACVVGLVSIEIFGYTNPACKNYAVALGYALQLTNIIRDVGEDARNGRIYLPLEDLRRFKVTERQILEGRPPASFEALMEHQYQKAMHFYAEAERLLPEEDRHRMLAAEMMAQVYSEILQKIRKHRFQVFGRRIGLSKLRKFAILGAYTARGFMRAV, from the coding sequence ATGACCCCTGGCGAGTCCGTCACCAACCAGATCGCACGACGCAGCAAGTCGAACCTCGCGTTCGCCCTGTCAACGTTGTCACGGACCCGGAAGCGGGACATGATGACCTTCTATGCATTCTGCCGGGTGGTGGATGACATTGGAGACGAAGACACTGCTGGAGTGGAAGTGCGGCGGCAATTGCTTCAGGAATGGCGTGACGGCCTGACGCAAGGGTTCCCCCATCCTGACGACCTCCAGAGCGAGATCGCAGAACTGCCCAAGCGTTATCCGATCGATCGCGCCATGATGGCAGAAATCATCGACGGGGTGGCCAGCGATCTGGACCATCGGTTCTATGAAACCCATGAGGAGGTCCTGGCCTACTGCTACAAGGTGGCCTGTGTGGTGGGTCTGGTGAGCATCGAAATTTTTGGCTACACGAACCCTGCGTGCAAAAACTACGCTGTGGCGCTGGGTTATGCCCTGCAACTCACCAACATCATCCGCGATGTCGGCGAGGACGCCCGCAACGGCCGCATTTACCTCCCTTTGGAAGACTTGAGACGCTTCAAAGTCACAGAGCGCCAGATTCTGGAAGGACGTCCTCCGGCGAGTTTTGAAGCGCTCATGGAGCATCAGTACCAAAAGGCAATGCACTTCTACGCGGAAGCCGAGAGGCTCCTTCCGGAGGAGGACCGGCACCGCATGCTCGCCGCAGAAATGATGGCCCAGGTGTACAGCGAGATTCTCCAGAAGATCCGCAAACACCGGTTTCAGGTCTTTGGTCGCCGCATTGGATTGAGCAAGCTTCGCAAGTTCGCCATTTTGGGTGCCTACACGGCCCGTGGCTTTATGCGAGCAGTCTGA
- a CDS encoding glycosyltransferase family 2 protein produces the protein MPERSRTHLLLIPSFNTGPKLVETVKGALEEWSPVWVVVDGSTDDSEKAVEALLPEHEGDLRILKLPVNSGKGSAVLQGTTEAVAQGYTHVLTMDADGQHASGSIRKFMEASQSKPETVVLGLPQFDSSAPLIRLRGRRIANWWARLETMSDLGDCLFGFRVYPAAPLIQVMQKTRWARRFDFDPEVAMRLIWRGHPPLNVPAPCRYFTKAEGGVSHFNYYRDNVLLTWMFTRLFLGFLLRLPKLLGRKLRSN, from the coding sequence ATGCCAGAACGCTCCCGTACCCACCTTCTACTAATCCCCTCCTTCAACACGGGCCCAAAGCTCGTGGAGACGGTGAAGGGAGCGTTGGAAGAATGGTCACCAGTGTGGGTGGTGGTGGATGGCAGCACCGACGACAGTGAGAAGGCGGTGGAGGCGCTCCTGCCCGAGCACGAAGGCGACCTCAGGATTCTCAAACTGCCGGTAAACTCCGGCAAAGGATCGGCCGTGTTGCAGGGCACGACAGAGGCAGTGGCCCAAGGCTACACCCATGTGCTGACCATGGATGCCGACGGGCAGCATGCCTCCGGCTCGATCAGGAAATTCATGGAGGCTTCCCAGAGCAAGCCGGAGACGGTCGTGTTGGGCTTGCCCCAGTTCGACAGCAGCGCCCCCCTCATCCGCCTGCGTGGCCGGCGGATCGCGAACTGGTGGGCCCGACTGGAGACGATGTCAGATTTGGGTGACTGCCTCTTCGGATTTCGCGTGTATCCTGCAGCACCGCTCATACAGGTCATGCAAAAGACCCGCTGGGCCCGCCGCTTTGACTTCGACCCGGAGGTGGCCATGCGCCTAATTTGGAGAGGTCACCCTCCGCTCAATGTCCCCGCTCCGTGCCGATATTTCACCAAAGCCGAAGGCGGAGTGTCCCACTTCAACTACTACCGGGACAACGTGCTGCTCACCTGGATGTTCACCCGGCTCTTCTTAGGCTTTCTGTTAAGACTTCCAAAGTTGCTTGGAAGGAAGCTCCGTAGTAATTAG
- a CDS encoding class I SAM-dependent methyltransferase, whose product MTPLPPAPAPAPPPLVARRPDAHPLKVVARNISGRYGTPFDRHFAYWKVQMDPLYQGVGGLLAGSSLPVLDVGCGTGLLCFYLLERGALGPLHGLDFDPHKIAAARKAAEALPNPPVFHQGDARDPWPDISGHVCLLDVLHYLPADAQAPLLTSAARHVASNGRLVIRTGLKADHWRYRVTLMTDRLMNRLNLMKSPPLSYPEQGQLEAVLHEAGLQLISARSLHEGTPFNNHLLIFGRNPQESSAA is encoded by the coding sequence TTGACCCCGCTTCCTCCAGCCCCGGCTCCAGCGCCTCCCCCCCTTGTGGCGAGGCGGCCGGATGCTCATCCACTTAAGGTGGTCGCCCGGAACATTTCAGGGCGATATGGCACACCGTTCGACCGTCACTTTGCCTACTGGAAGGTGCAGATGGATCCGCTCTACCAAGGGGTCGGCGGGCTGCTTGCAGGCTCGTCATTGCCTGTATTGGACGTGGGTTGCGGAACCGGTCTGCTTTGCTTTTATCTCCTCGAACGCGGTGCGCTGGGTCCGCTGCATGGGTTGGACTTCGATCCTCACAAGATCGCTGCGGCGAGGAAGGCCGCCGAGGCCTTGCCCAACCCCCCTGTGTTCCATCAGGGGGATGCTCGGGATCCCTGGCCCGACATCTCCGGTCACGTCTGTCTCCTGGATGTACTGCACTACCTGCCCGCCGATGCTCAGGCCCCCTTGCTTACCTCCGCAGCCCGTCATGTGGCCTCCAATGGGCGACTGGTGATTCGTACGGGCTTAAAGGCAGACCACTGGCGCTACCGCGTCACCCTCATGACAGACAGGCTCATGAACCGCCTGAATCTCATGAAATCACCGCCCCTCTCCTATCCAGAGCAAGGGCAGTTGGAAGCAGTGCTGCATGAAGCAGGCCTACAATTGATCTCGGCGAGATCCCTCCACGAGGGCACCCCCTTCAACAACCACTTGCTCATCTTTGGGCGGAACCCGCAGGAGAGCAGTGCGGCCTAG
- a CDS encoding zinc-binding metallopeptidase family protein gives MLFFNFPKRPAAVPSTCECGTIVFFENTVCVGCGRLLGYVPETGRVHSFTQDASSGNYRSGDAALKQRRYRACEHRGGVLGCNWMIPAGESVNQCQSCLLTRTYPDINISGNDAKWAQAEAAKRRVASQLQRLGIPLVSQLVAPEGVCFDFLQTAPGEAPVITGHENGVITLNVDEADAASRERVRQQLGEEFRTLAGHMRHELAHYYWDVLASDPTWLAGFRERFGDEQVDYGGSLTEYYGGGARLDWNQDCITPYASAHPWEDWAETFAHFLHLHEGVHVARTYGLEGGQLPFAIQKFDLKVLGTRVPKREARFFLEDINAWVKLSLLTNEMSRALGHPNSYPFVLNGPVVGKLWFVRQSISVIAERLNGAGQTAWREAA, from the coding sequence ATGCTTTTCTTCAATTTCCCCAAGCGGCCTGCTGCGGTTCCCTCCACTTGTGAGTGTGGCACCATCGTCTTTTTCGAGAACACCGTTTGTGTCGGATGCGGACGGTTGCTGGGGTATGTGCCGGAGACGGGGAGGGTCCATTCGTTCACGCAAGATGCTTCTTCAGGAAACTACCGGAGCGGCGACGCTGCGCTGAAACAGCGGCGCTACCGCGCTTGCGAGCACCGCGGCGGTGTTCTCGGCTGCAACTGGATGATTCCTGCCGGGGAATCGGTCAACCAATGCCAGTCTTGCTTGCTTACCCGCACCTACCCAGACATCAACATCTCCGGTAATGATGCCAAATGGGCCCAGGCGGAGGCCGCCAAGCGGCGGGTGGCTTCGCAGCTGCAGCGGTTGGGCATACCTCTGGTGTCCCAGTTGGTGGCTCCAGAAGGGGTGTGCTTCGATTTTCTGCAAACGGCCCCTGGCGAGGCCCCCGTCATCACCGGGCATGAGAACGGCGTCATCACCTTGAACGTGGATGAGGCCGACGCCGCTTCTCGCGAACGGGTCAGGCAGCAGTTGGGGGAGGAGTTTCGGACTTTGGCGGGACACATGCGCCATGAACTGGCCCACTACTACTGGGACGTGCTGGCTTCAGACCCCACGTGGCTGGCTGGGTTCAGGGAGCGCTTCGGAGACGAGCAAGTGGACTACGGTGGCAGTCTCACTGAGTACTACGGAGGCGGGGCGAGGCTCGACTGGAACCAGGATTGCATCACCCCCTATGCATCCGCGCACCCCTGGGAAGACTGGGCGGAGACCTTTGCGCATTTCCTCCACCTCCATGAAGGCGTGCATGTGGCGCGCACTTATGGGCTGGAAGGCGGACAGTTGCCGTTCGCGATTCAGAAATTTGATCTCAAGGTACTGGGCACGCGAGTGCCCAAGCGGGAGGCGCGCTTCTTCCTGGAGGATATCAATGCGTGGGTGAAGCTCAGTCTGCTGACCAACGAGATGTCTCGAGCGCTGGGGCACCCCAATTCCTATCCCTTCGTGCTCAATGGCCCGGTGGTGGGGAAGCTGTGGTTTGTGCGACAGAGCATCTCCGTCATTGCTGAGCGATTGAATGGAGCGGGCCAGACGGCCTGGCGAGAAGCTGCCTGA
- a CDS encoding sulfatase, whose translation MKFSASLVILFCAATVAASAADKPRNVLLIMADDLNTSLGCYGHPLVKSPNIDRLAKQGVRFETTYCQFPLCSPSRTSLLTGRKPTATGVLINPGRKANTDEPNVHPHFRDKFPDTVTLPQLFKNAGFFTARVGKLYHYGVPGEIGTSGLDDPPSWQQVINPRGVDKEVEDEIHTIAPPNAKGSGRFGGTLSWLSVANDRGEHTDGIGAAEGIKLLEAHKDKPFFLAVGFYRPHTPYVAPKKYFDLYPLDQIPLPSTPAGFAEQTPKPAITTKKNEQEMTDQQRQEAIQAYYAATSYMDAQVGRLLDAVERLDLAKNTVIVFTSDHGYHLGEYGMWQKQSLFEQSARVPFIISAPGAARNGTAIETPTELLDLYPTLADLFALQAPAYLDGKSLAPLLDGTAVSVKSAAFTEVRRGKMTGYAVRTFMYRYIEWGKNGADGVQLYDMEGDPQQTRNLAGDPKYSEARAEMHGMIQENWPE comes from the coding sequence ATGAAATTTTCTGCTTCGCTTGTCATCCTTTTCTGTGCAGCCACTGTCGCCGCGTCAGCGGCAGACAAGCCGCGCAACGTGCTCCTCATCATGGCGGACGACTTAAACACTTCGCTGGGATGCTATGGGCATCCTCTGGTGAAATCCCCCAACATTGACCGGCTGGCCAAACAGGGCGTCCGATTCGAGACGACGTATTGCCAGTTTCCCCTGTGCAGCCCGAGCCGGACTTCCCTGCTCACCGGGCGAAAGCCCACCGCCACCGGCGTCCTGATCAATCCGGGGAGAAAGGCGAATACAGATGAACCCAACGTGCATCCTCACTTCCGGGACAAGTTTCCTGACACGGTGACACTGCCTCAATTGTTCAAAAACGCTGGCTTCTTTACCGCCCGGGTGGGCAAGCTATACCACTACGGCGTACCCGGCGAGATCGGCACCAGTGGGCTGGACGATCCACCATCCTGGCAGCAAGTCATCAATCCCCGTGGGGTGGACAAGGAGGTGGAAGACGAGATTCACACCATCGCGCCCCCCAACGCCAAGGGTTCGGGTCGATTCGGGGGCACCTTGAGCTGGCTCTCCGTCGCGAACGACCGGGGAGAACACACCGATGGCATTGGGGCGGCAGAAGGCATCAAACTTCTGGAGGCCCACAAGGACAAGCCATTCTTCCTGGCCGTGGGCTTCTACCGCCCCCATACGCCCTATGTGGCACCGAAGAAATACTTCGACCTGTATCCCCTGGACCAGATCCCCCTACCCTCCACCCCGGCAGGGTTCGCGGAACAAACTCCCAAGCCAGCCATCACCACGAAGAAGAATGAACAGGAGATGACCGACCAGCAACGCCAAGAGGCCATCCAGGCGTACTATGCCGCCACCAGCTACATGGATGCCCAGGTGGGGCGGCTGCTGGACGCAGTGGAACGCCTGGACCTGGCCAAGAACACCGTCATCGTGTTCACCAGCGACCACGGCTACCACTTGGGAGAATACGGGATGTGGCAAAAGCAAAGCCTCTTTGAGCAGTCTGCCCGGGTGCCTTTCATCATCTCCGCACCAGGCGCAGCCCGCAATGGCACAGCGATCGAGACGCCCACGGAACTGCTCGACCTCTATCCCACGCTGGCAGATCTGTTTGCGCTCCAAGCCCCCGCTTACCTTGATGGCAAAAGCCTTGCTCCCCTGCTGGACGGCACGGCGGTTTCCGTCAAGTCTGCCGCCTTCACAGAAGTGCGGCGGGGCAAAATGACCGGCTACGCCGTGCGAACCTTTATGTACCGCTATATCGAGTGGGGCAAAAATGGGGCGGATGGCGTGCAACTGTATGACATGGAAGGCGACCCCCAACAGACTCGTAATCTGGCAGGTGATCCAAAATACTCTGAAGCCAGGGCTGAGATGCATGGTATGATCCAGGAGAACTGGCCTGAGTAG